The Ictidomys tridecemlineatus isolate mIctTri1 chromosome 6, mIctTri1.hap1, whole genome shotgun sequence genome includes a region encoding these proteins:
- the LOC120892245 gene encoding keratin, type II cytoskeletal 6C, with protein MTSKSTTRIQSSSSSRRGFSASSARAPGLCRSGFSSMSVSRSRGSGGMGASCRGTGFGSRSLYGTGVSKRISIGGGSCTIGGGYGSGVGGGFGFSSGLGFGGGAGSGFGLGGAAGFGGGYGGSGFPVCPPGGIQEVTINQNLLTPLNLEIDPTIQRVRTEEREQIKTLNNKFASFIDKVRFLEQQNKVLDTKWTLLQEQGTKTVRQSLEPLFEQYINNLRRQLDGILGERGRLDSELRSMQDLVEDNKKKYEDEINKRTAAENEFVTLKKDVDAAYMNKVELQAKADGLTDEINFLRAIYEAELSQMQTHISDTSVVLSMDNNRNLDLDSIIAEVKAQYEEIAQRSRAEAESWYQTKYEELQVTAGRHGDDLRNTKQEIAEINRMIQRLRSEIDHVKKQCASLQAAIADAEQRGEMALKDAKSKLEGLEDALQKAKQDMARLLKEYQELMNVKLALDVEIATYRKLLEGEECRLSGEGVGPVNISVVQSTVSSGYGSAGGAGSGFGLGGGSSYSYSSGHGLGGGFSSGSGRGIGGGLSSSGGSSSTIKYSSTTSSRSYKH; from the exons ATGACCAGCAAGTCCACCACGAggatccagagcagcagcagcagccgcaGAGGCTTCAGTGCCAGCTCAGCCAGAGCCCCAGGGCTCTGCCGCTCTGGCTTCAGCAGCATGTCCGTGTCCCGCTCCAGGGGCAGTGGTGGCATGGGGGCATCATGCAGAGGCACAGGCTTTGGCAGCAGGAGCCTCTATGGCACAGGGGTCTCCAAGAGGATCTCCATTGGAGGGGGCAGCTGCACCATAGGCGGCGGATATGGCAGCGGAGTTGGAGGCGGCTTCGGCTTCAGCAGTGGACTTGGTTTTGGAGGTGGAGCTGGTAGTGGCTTTGGGCTCGGTGGTGCTGCTGGCTTTGGTGGTGGCTACGGGGGCTCAGGCTTTCCCGTGTGCCCACCTGGAGGCATCCAAGAGGTCACCATCAACCAGAATCTCCTGACTCCTCTGAACCTGGAAATCGACCCCACCATCCAGCGGGTGAGGACTGAGGAGCGTGAGCAGATCAAGACCCTCAACAACAAGTTCGCCTCCTTCATCGACAAG GTGCGCTTCCTGGAGCAGCAGAACAAGGTTCTGGACACCAAGTGGACCCTGCTCCAGGAACAGGGCACCAAGACTGTGAGGCAGAGCCTAGAGCCTTTGTTTGAGCAGTACATCAACAACCTCAGGAGGCAACTGGATGGGATCCTTGGGGAGAGAGGCCGCCTGGACTCAGAACTGAGGAGCATGCAGGACCTGGTGGAGGACAATAAGAAAAA ATATGAAGATGAAATCAACAAACGCACAGCAGCAGAGAATGAGTTTGTGACCCTGAAGAAG GATGTGGATGCTGCCTACATGAATAAGGTGGAATTGCAAGCCAAGGCAGATGGTCTCACAGATGAGATCAACTTCCTCAGAGCCATCTATGAGGCA GAACTGTCTCAGATGCAAACCCATATCTCAGACACTTCTGTGGTGCTGTCCATGGACAATAACCGCAACCTGGACCTGGACAGCATCATCGCCGAAGTCAAAGCCCAATATGAGGAGATCGCTCAGAGGAGCCGGGCTGAGGCTGAGTCCTGGTACCAGACCAAG TATGAGGAGCTGCAGGTCACAGCAGGCAGACATGGGGATGACCTGCGCAACACCAAGCAGGAGATTGCTGAGATCAACCGCATGATCCAGAGGCTCAGATCGGAGATCGACCATGTCAAGAAGCAG TGCGCCAGCCTGCAGGCCGCCATTGCTGATGCGGAGCAGCGTGGGGAGATGGCCCTCAAGGATGCCAAGAGCAAGCTGGAAGGGCTGGAGGACGCCCTGCAGAAGGCCAAGCAGGACATGGCCAGGCTGCTGAAGGAGTACCAGGAGCTCATGAATGTCAAGCTGGCCCTGGACGTGGAGATCGCCACCTACAGGAAGCTGCTGGAAGGCGAGGAGTGCAG GCTGAGTGGCGAGGGCGTTGGACCTGTCAACATCT CTGTGGTGCAGTCCACCGTGTCCAGCGGCTATGGCAGCGCTGGTGGTGCCGGCAGTGGCTTTGGACTGGGCGGAGGCAGCAGCTACTCCTACAGCAGTGGTCACGGCCTTGGAGGTGGCTTCAGTTCTGGCAGTGGCAGAGGCATCGGGGGTGGCCTCAGCTCCTCTGGTGGCAGCAGCTCCACCATCAAATactcctccaccacctccagcAGGAGCTACAAGCACTGA
- the LOC144364832 gene encoding keratin, type II cytoskeletal 6C-like, whose product MTSKSTTRIQSSSSSRRGFSASSARAPGLCRSGFSSMSVSRTRGSGGMGASCRGTGFGSRSLYGTGVSKRISIGGGSCTIGGGYGSRVGGSFGFSSGLGFGGGAGSGFGLSGAAGFGGGYGSSGFPVCPPGGIQEVTINQNLLTPLNLEIDPTIQRVRTEEREQIKTLNNKFASFIDKVRFLEQQNKVLDTKWTLLQEQGTKTVRQSLEPLFEQYINNLRRQLDGILGERGRLDSELRSMQDLVEDNKKKYEDEINKRTAAENEFVTLKKDVDAAYMNKVELQAKADGLTDEINFLRAIYEAELSQMQTHISDTSVVLSMDNNRNLDLDSIIAEVKAQYEEIAQRSRAEAESWYQTKYEELQVTAGRHGDDLRNTKQEIAEINRMIQRLRSEIDHVKKQCASLQAAIADAEQRGEMALKDAKSKLEGLEDALQKAKQDMARLLKEYQELMNVKLALDVEIATYRKLLEGEECRLSGEGVGPVNISVVQSTVSSGYGSAGGAGSGFGLGGGSSYSYSSGHGLGGGFSSGSGRGIGGGLSSSGGSSSTIKYSSTTSSRSYKH is encoded by the exons ATGACCAGCAAGTCCACCACGAGGATCCAGAGCAGTAGCAGCAGCCGCAGAGGCTTCAGTGCCAGCTCAGCCAGAGCCCCAGGGCTCTGCCGCTCTGGCTTCAGCAGCATGTCCGTGTCTCGAACCAGGGGCAGTGGCGGCATGGGGGCATCATGCAGAGGCACAGGCTTTGGCAGCAGGAGCCTCTATGGCACAGGAGTCTCCAAGAGGATCTCCATTGGAGGGGGCAGCTGCACCATAGGCGGCGGATATGGCAGCAGAGTTGGAGGTAGCTTCGGCTTCAGCAGTGGACTTGGTTTTGGAGGTGGAGCTGGTAGTGGCtttgggctcagtggtgcagctgGCTTTGGTGGTGGCTATGGGAGCTCAGGCTTTCCCGTGTGCCCACCTGGAGGCATCCAAGAGGTCACCATCAACCAGAATCTCCTGACTCCTCTGAACCTGGAAATCGACCCCACCATCCAGCGGGTGAGGACTGAGGAGCGTGAGCAGATCAAGACCCTCAACAACAAGTTCGCCTCCTTCATCGACAAG GTGCGCTTCCTGGAGCAGCAGAACAAGGTTCTGGACACCAAGTGGACCCTGCTCCAGGAGCAGGGCACCAAGACTGTGAGGCAGAGCCTAGAGCCTTTGTTTGAGCAGTACATCAACAATCTCAGGAGGCAGCTGGATGGGATCCTTGGGGAGAGAGGCCGCCTGGACTCAGAACTGAGGAGCATGCAGGACCTGGTAGAGGACAATAAGAAAAA ATATGAAGATGAAATCAACAAACGCACAGCAGCAGAGAATGAGTTTGTGACCCTGAAGAAG GATGTGGATGCAGCCTACATGAATAAGGTGGAATTGCAAGCCAAGGCCGATGGTCTCACAGATGAGATCAACTTCCTCAGAGCCATCTATGAGGCA GAACTGTCTCAGATGCAAACCCACATCTCAGACACTTCTGTGGTGCTGTCCATGGACAACAACCGCAACCTGGACCTGGACAGCATCATCGCCGAAGTCAAAGCCCAATATGAGGAGATCGCTCAGAGGAGCCGGGCTGAGGCTGAGTCCTGGTACCAGACCAAG TATGAGGAGCTGCAGGTCACAGCAGGCAGACATGGGGATGACCTGCGCAACACCAAGCAGGAGATTGCTGAGATCAACCGCATGATCCAGAGGCTCAGATCGGAGATCGACCATGTCAAGAAGCAG TGCGCCAGCCTGCAGGCCGCCATTGCTGATGCGGAGCAGCGTGGGGAGATGGCCCTCAAGGATGCCAAGAGCAAGCTGGAGGGGCTGGAGGACGCCCTGCAGAAGGCCAAGCAGGACATGGCCAGGCTGCTGAAGGAGTACCAGGAGCTCATGAATGTCAAGCTGGCCCTGGACGTGGAGATCGCCACCTACAGGAAGCTGCTGGAAGGCGAGGAGTGCAG GCTGAGTGGCGAGGGCGTTGGTCCTGTCAACATCT CTGTGGTGCAGTCCACCGTGTCCAGCGGCTATGGCAGCGCTGGTGGTGCCGGCAGTGGCTTCGGACTGGGCGGAGGCAGCAGCTACTCCTACAGCAGTGGTCATGGCCTTGGAGGTGGCTTCAGTTCTGGCAGTGGCAGAGGCATCGGGGGTGGCCTCAGCTCCTCTGGTGGCAGCAGCTCCACCATCAAATactcctccaccacctccagcAGGAGCTACAAGCACTGA